A stretch of Elgaria multicarinata webbii isolate HBS135686 ecotype San Diego chromosome 5, rElgMul1.1.pri, whole genome shotgun sequence DNA encodes these proteins:
- the CLDN14 gene encoding claudin-14: protein MASMAVQLLGFFLSLLGLAGTITATILPHWWKTAHVGTNIITAVAYMKGLWMECVWHSTGIYQCQLHRSPLALPRDLQAARAMMVISCVLSTLACVVAAIGMKCTRCAKGSSAKNVFAVLGGILFVLAGLTCLVPVAWSTNDVVTDFYNPMLPNGMKYEIGQALYLGFVCASLSIIGGIILCTSCQHTRNNITYHPQPRSTRAAPSYRPPRAYKANHASSLTSASHSGYRLNDYV, encoded by the coding sequence ATGGCTAGTATGGCTGTTCAGTTACTGGGTTTCTTCCTGAGTCTTCTTGGTCTAGCTGGAACCATCACTGCTACCATCCTGCCTCACTGGTGGAAAACGGCACATGTGGGAACCAACATCATCACTGCCGTTGCGTACATGAAGGGTCTCTGGATGGAATGTGTTTGGCACAGCACCGGGATCTACCAATGTCAGCTCCACCGCTCTCCACTGGCCTTGCCACGTGACCTTCAAGCCGCCCGGGCCATGATGGTGATTTCCTGTGTACTTTCGACTCTGGCAtgtgtggtggctgccattggcaTGAAGTGCACCCGATGTGCCAAAGGGTCCTCTGCCAAAAATGTGTTTGCTGTCTTGGGTGGAATCCTTTTTGTACTGGCTGGGCTCACATGCCTCGTCCCTGTTGCTTGGTCAACCAATGATGTCGTGACTGATTTTTACAATCCGATGCTGCCCAATGGGATGAAATATGAGATTGGGCAAGCTCTTTACCTTGGCTTTGTCTGCGCGTCATTGAGTATAATCGGAGGAATTATCCTGTGTACCTCATGCCAACATACTAGGAACAATATAACCTACCACCCACAACCAAGGAGTACAAGGGCAGCTCCATCCTACAGACCACCAAGGGCCTATAAGGCAAACCATGCTTCATCACTAACGTCTGCTTCACACAGTGGTTACAGGTTAAATGACTATGTGTGA